The following proteins are co-located in the Tripterygium wilfordii isolate XIE 37 chromosome 2, ASM1340144v1, whole genome shotgun sequence genome:
- the LOC119981889 gene encoding pseudouridine kinase isoform X2 — translation MLHLQSLRIPEPLLLVKYILGGVARNVAECMSKLGTKPFMISAVGLDMAGNLLLEQWRSAELSIEGIRKHPDIGTAVVCNIFDINGELAAGVASVKEIETFLTPEWIQQFKCNICSAPVLMVDANLNQSALEASCRMAAESGVPVWFEPVSVSKSRRIASVAKFVTFVSPNEDELVAMASALAPGNMLNTITEPKRTKPSIQCLFKMLKPAICVLLERGITIVAVTLGSDGVFLCSKGIPSIQRINVARTKLHGFGRQLYETVASRCSSNLHPLARGSEKSSHLFVMHFPALPTSVVRLTGAGDCLVGGALASICAGLDVMQSLAVGIAAAKAAVESETNVPSEYNVATIADDARAVYSAAKVIFNHSML, via the exons gtaaaatatattttaggaGGCGTGGCTAGGAATGTTGCTGAGTGCATGTCCAAGCTTGGAACAAAGCCTTTTATGATTAGTGCTGTGGGACTTGATATGGCAG GAAATTTGTTGCTGGAACAATGGAGGTCTGCTGAGCTATCAATAGAAG GCATTCGGAAGCATCCAGATATCGGAACAGCTGTTGTATGCAACATATTTGACATCAATGGAGAATTAGCAGCTGGTGTTGCAAGCGTAAAAGAAATT GAAACATTTCTCACCCCTGAGTGGATTCAGCAGTTCAAGTGCAATATATGCTCTGCTCCAGTATTAATGGTTGATGCAAACTTGAATCAATCTGCTTTAGAAGCTTCATGTCGAA TGGCTGCAGAATCTGGTGTTCCAGTGTGGTTTGAACCCGTCTCCGTTTCAAAATCCAGAAGAATTGCCTCGGTTGCCAAGTTT GTAACTTTTGTCTCCCCTAATGAAGATGAACTTGTAGCCATGGCAAGTGCTTTGGCTCCTGGAAATATGCTCAACACAATTACAGAACCAAAGAGAACTAAGCCTTCGATACAATGTCTGTTTAAAATGCTAAAACCAGCCATCTGTGTTTTGCTTGAGAGAGGTATCACAATAGTGGCTGTGACTCTGGGATCAGATGGGGTGTTCCTATGTTCGAAGGGAATTCCTAGCATCCAGAGAATCAATGTGGCGAGAACCAAACTACATGGATTTGGTAGACAGTTATACGAAACTGTGGCATCAAGATGTTCCTCAAATTTGCATCCTCTTGCAAGAGGGTCTGAGAAAAGCTCTCATCTTTTTGTTATGCATTTCCCAGCACTTCCTACTTCGGTTGTGCGGCTTACTGGAGCTGGAGATTGCTTAGTTGGTGGGGCGCTTGCTTCCATTTGTGCAGGCTTAGATGTTATGCAGAGTCTGGCGGTTGGTATTGCAGCAGCTAAAGCTGCTGTTGAGTCGGAGACCAATGTGCCTTCTGAGTATAATGTAGCCACAATTGCAG ATGATGCAAGAGCGGTTTACTCTGCTGCCAAAGTCATATTCAACCACTCAATGCTATGA